One segment of Brassica napus cultivar Da-Ae chromosome C3, Da-Ae, whole genome shotgun sequence DNA contains the following:
- the LOC106363043 gene encoding receptor-like protein 6 — MIATNSMSLFLLFSSISSFLYTCASLTYCRPDQRDALLEFKSEFELRNPPEFLDEFIYDYLVPVDVNSWANSSDCCYWDGITCDVTSGVVIGVDLTFSCLHGHFKPNSSLFGLRHLQDLNLAYNDFNASPIPSGFNKLMGLRRLNLSHSWFSGQIPPENLHLTKLVSLGLSSCFNLSQSRPLFIEKPFLVQLAQNLTKLRHLYMSYVNISPEIPQMISNLTSLRSIHLHKCHLFGRLPLNALLSPAIKSIDLSTNPYLESYLPELNGSNSLVLVYLDLSETSLSGNIPDSIGNLKHLNVLKIQDSNITGKIPISIVSLSHLTSLILSSSKLSGSLPSSIGNLSYLNTLSLSSNNFAGEIPSSIQNLNRLTYVDVGNNEFTGTLPPNINSLSNLEYFDASLNFFVGTNPIYPLHHSFS; from the coding sequence ATGATAGCAACCAACTCAATGAGCCTTTTTCTGCTCTTTTCTTCTATTTCAAGTTTTTTATACACTTGTGCTTCTCTTACATATTGTCGTCCCGACCAAAGGGACGCACTTCTCGAGTTCAAGAGTGAGTTTGAGCTTCGCAACCCTCCTGAGTTTCTTGACGAGTTTATATATGATTACCTGGTTCCTGTCGATGTAAATTCATGGGCAAACAGCAGCGACTGTTGTTATTGGGATGGTATCACATGCGATGTTACCTCTGGTGTGGTGATTGGGGTAGACCTTACTTTCAGCTGCCTCCATGGTCATTTCAAACCCAATAGCAGTCTTTTTGGACTGCGACATCTCCAAGATCTCAACCTTGCTTACAACGATTTCAATGCGTCTCCAATTCCGTCTGGCTTCAATAAACTCATGGGGTTAAGAAGACTTAACCTCTCCCACTCTTGGTTTTCTGGTCAGATTCCACCTGAGAATCTTCATCTTACCAAGTTGGTGTCTCTCGGcctttcttcttgttttaacCTCTCTCAAAGTCGTCCCTTGTTTATAGAGAAACCCTTTCTTGTTCAACTTGCTCAGAACTTAACAAAGCTTAGACACCTTTATATGAGCTATGTAAACATTTCCCCAGAAATTCCTCAGATGATCTCAAACCTGACCTCTCTAAGATCAATCCACCTTCATAAATGCCACTTATTTGGAAGACTTCCTTTGAATGCTCTTCTGAGTCCTGCTATTAAATCCATTGATTTGAGTACCAATCCATATCTAGAATCCTATCTCCCAGAACTCAATGGAAGTAACTCTCTTGTTCTTGTATATCTGGACCTCTCTGAAACATCTCTTTCAGGTAACATACCAGACTCCATTGGCAACCTTAAACACCTGAATGTTTTGAAAATTCAAGATTCTAACATCACAGGAAAGATTCCAATTTCAATTGTAAGTCTTTCTCATCTCACCTCTCTGATCCTCTCTTCTAGTAAACTAAGTGGATCCCTTCCTTCTTCAATCGGAAACCTTTCTTATCTCAACACTCTCTCCCTTTCTTCTAATAACTTTGCTGGTGAAATCCCATCTTCAATCCAGAATCTGAACCGACTGACCTATGTAGACGTGGGAAATAACGAGTTCACAGGCACGCTTCCTCCAAACATCAATTCACTGTCCAACTTGGAGTACTTTGACGCAAGTTTAAACTTCTTTGTTGGGACAAATCCCATCTACCCTCTTCACCATTCCTTCTCTTGA